Genomic window (candidate division TA06 bacterium B3_TA06):
TGCGCGTCCTGCGGCAGCCCCGCCTCGCGCCTGTAGGTCGGTGCCAAACGAAAGCACGGTGCTGCGGTGTGAAGGCTTGACAGATGAGGAATTGGGCATATAGTTATCCCGTGTTTGAGACGGATGGAGCGGTTTTAGGTCTGATGCTTTCTTTGGGTCAACATTACCTGTTGACAATCCAAGTTAAACAAAAGAAGTGAGATCGACGTGAATAAAGATAAGAAGAAGTGGGATTTTAAATACGACATCATCCCTATTGATGACATTGAAATAAGTGATTTTAATGTCCGACAGACGGACCTGTCAAAAGATATTAATTTGCTCGCAGAAAGTATTGACGACATAGGGTTACTACAACCTATCTTAGTATACCGAGAAGGAAAGAAATACAAGTTGATAATCGGTCAAAGACGCTATAGGGCTTTCAAGGAACTAGGAATAAAAGAAATCCCTGCCCTTATTACTACTGTGGATGATGAGAGAGAGGCGGTTATTAAATCTCTTAGTGAGAACATCCACCGACTCCCTCTGAATTATCGGGATAAAATGCGACTTTCAGGAGCCTTATTAAGCAAACTCGGTACTCCTGAGAGGGTGGCAGAATATCTTGGTGTTACAGAGCAGACGGTACGGAACTACTTGGGGTATGTCGGTGTTCCGGAACCTATTAAGGAGAGGGTAGACGAAGGAAAGTTAAGTGCTACTACGGCTAGGAGAATTGTAAAAAGAATTGCGGATGAAAAAAAGGCCGTTGAAGTTGCGGAAAAGATCGAGGAACTGAAGCGCAGTGAAGACAGGCTGACGGTAATTGAGGTAGCAGAAGAAAACCCTGAAAAAACCATAGAGGAGGTGGTCGATCTCGCAAGAGCACGGAAGCGAGAACGTTATACTATCAATGTAACTCAAAGGATTGCGGAGGGGGTAAAGAGAGCACGTGAGAAATACAGAAGTAGTGCTGAGGAAATAATCGTTGAGGCCTTGGAAGAATGGCTTATAAACAAAGGTTTTATTGAATGAGGAAGATTGACAACGAGACAACAGCTTTGGCTATTGTGTTTGCGAATACACAAAGGAAAAAGAGAAAAGAAGATCTAGTCACAATTGCTAAGGCCTTCAAATACCTTGTTGATCTTTATGGTTCACAGAGAGCGGCAGGAGAACAAGTTGGACTTTCCTCATCCATGGTTGGACAATTCTTAGCTGTGCTAAAACTCCATCCAGAAGTTCAGAACCTAATTGCCGAAAGGGAAATAGATAGTGTTGATATTGCCAAAGAGCTCGCAGTTCTTAAAGACCCTGCAAAACAAATTGCTGCGGCTAAGGCAATTATAAATTCACAATCCAAGGATGTAAGAGATATAAAACGACTGATTAAGAATACAGACATCCCAGCCAAAGATGCAAAAAAACTGATATTGGACGAAAAAGGATTGCACGTCTTCATAATGGATTTCGATGATGAAATTTATCGAGGACTCATAAAAATTGCAACGGATAGAAAAATTGATCCCGCAGATTTAGTCAGGGAGATAGTTATAGATTGGGTAGTACAAAAGGCTAAAGAGGAGGGGCAATAAGCATGAGAAAAGCCCAGGCTAAGATAATATTGGGACGGCTTGTAAATCGAAAACAATATCTTGCCCCGTTTACTGATAAAGCAACCCATTTTGAGAAGCTTATTGCAGAGGCCTTTAGTTGTATCCTTAATCTACCTTTTTATTCGCTTGATGATGATAATACTAAGAGGACATATCGTGTAACTTGGCAGGGCAAATCTAGTTCTATGACTCAAGCACCACCAGGGCCTGACACAATTGCTTATTGTTATAATTTTCACCTTTTAATAGAAGCAACTAGGTTAAAGGGGGCAGGCCAATGGAAACAGGAGTTTTCATCAGCTATTAGGCATTGTGAAGATTTTTGTAAGCAACCTGATGTTCAACACGAAGATGTATTTGTGATTTTGGTGTGTGATTATCCGTTGCACCAGGATATGTATCGATCCGTTCGGTCAGTAAGAAGCGGCCCAGATCGAAAGTACAAACTTATTCCAATGGAAACGGAGACAGTAATTAGGATGCTAGAGACTTCCCTGTTGGCATTTACGATGAAACACCTAGAAGTCAGAAAGCTTCTCCCTAAAATTCTAAATGCTGTGAAGGAGACTTCATCATTACAGGATTTTAAACGCGAAGTAGATGTTCAATTGAATGTGTGGCAAAAAGATGTTCTCAAACATGAAAAGACAGCTTTCACAGGTATAAAGTCATATGAGATCCTTATTACGAGCAAAAGAAAGGAAGTAACTTTGTCCGAGATATTTAATGCTCTTCAAAAACACCCGGCGGTTCAGAAATATTTTGATGTTATAGGGAGCAACTTCTTAAATCCTGATTTGGTTGAAAACAGTTTAGTCCCACAAGGCTTAGCCTCTTGTGTGAGTTATACTATTGATGATGAGCCGCGTTTAATAGCGGCCCCTTTGCCAGATTTCAAGAATAGGTATGATAGATTGGTTAGAGAGTTAAGGAAGATATAATGACGCAAGCCCTCTCCAAAGGAAACGCTACACCCAAAAAGAACCAGTGGTGGACACCGGTAGAGAAGGCCTTTGCAGGGGCTAAAGTCCAAGGACTCAGGGTTCGATGTCCAAAATGCGGCGAATGGGGAACGGTTATAACCAGGTGGGTCAAGGGGCCGACGGTGAAGCCGCTCTACATCCTGCATATCAAGTGGGGTAAAGTTAGGAAGGTGTGTGAACTTGATCAAGAACAAGCTAATGAAGTCCGAACCCAGGTCACACTCAAGAAAAGTGATGTTAAGCATTTATTGGAAACCAGGAAATCCTTTGTTATGTTTAGCGGGGGCAAGGACAGCCTTGCCACATTGTCGTATTTAAAAGACCTTGCTGAGTCTATAGGTAGAGAAGTGACGGCACTTTACATTGACACGACAGCAGGGCTTCCACAAACCATGGAAAACGTCAGAAAAATTTGCAGAAGCTTGAAAGTCAAACTGGAAATAGTCAGACCTGAAATAGACTATTTCACTCTTGTCAAAGAATGGGGTATTCCCAGTTTTGGTAAAAGGTGGTGTTGTAGAGAATTGAAGATCAAGCCCGTTGCGGATTTCTTAGCGAAGATCGAGGAACCTAAAGTAATCTTCGATGGCATAAGGGCTGTGGAGTCATTTATTCGCAGACAGTATATTCCGATTTGGTATCACCCAAGTTTTAAGTGCCTCTCAGTAAGCCCTATTTTTGATTGGTCCGATGAAGAGGTTTACAATCATATAAAAGGCGATGGAATACCCAAGGAATTACTACCTACTTCAATGGGTACATCTACGGAGTGTTGGTGTGGGGCCTATAAAACCGAATCAGACTTCAAGAAATTGTACGACCTAGACAGAAGGATGTTCCACAAGTTGGCGAAGGTGGAAGCAGGAATCAAAACAGGGTACACCTTCTTGTTTAACAAGAAGACCAGGAAAAAGAAACCTCTGAAGGACTTGGAAAGGGAGATACTGAAAGAAAAAAAACAATAACTGTCAATCTAGCAGCCCGCATATCTTTTTCGACCTCGACGAGGAAGTACGAGGGAAGCGTGAAAAAAGCACCCCAGGAAAATACGTAAGAGTGGATGCTCAAACAAAACCCCCGCCTCGCGCCTGTAGGGGGTGTCCTCCTTCAACCCGGCACTACGGGGTAAAGGTTGACAACCTCTTACGCCCGTATATTATCTCTTATGAACCCGGAGGCACCTTGCAGGAGCTGAATCTTAAACCACACCACAAGGCTGTTAAGGACTACTACGCCAATCTTCAGAAGCTTGACCTATTCCGCGAAACCAAGGAAGGCTCAGTATCTCCAGCATTTGGCATACTGTTAAGGAAGTGTGCCAAGCAGTTTGATCTCACCCTGGTTGAGCAGTACCGAATGAAAGCCCGCAATAACTCAGCGTCCATCCAGGTCGACGGTGCTCTGCTTGACGAATACAAGCTGCCTCACGGTTACTGGGAAGCCAAGGATACGAGAGACGATCTTGAGGTAGAAGTCCAGAAGAAGTTCAAGAAAGGATACCCCAAAGACAACATCATCTTCCAGTCACCGGATAGAATCATCCTTTACCAGCACGGACAAGAAGTCTTCGATAAAGATATCTCCGAGACCAACCAAGAAAACCTTATCGCCGCCCTCAAGCTGTTCTTTGCCTACGAGCCGCCCGCTTACGACCAGTGGGAAAGAGCGGTCGAGGAATTCAAGCCGCTCATTCCTCAGCTAGGCGAGGGATTACGAGATAAGATAAGAGACGAGTACAAGCAGAACCCCGACTTCAAGAAGGCGTTTGAAGATTTCTTTGCGCTCTGCAAACAGTCCTTGAATCCTAACCTCTCCAAGCAGGCGGTGGGGGAGATGCTTATCCAGCATCTTATGACCGAGCGGCTGTTCCGCACCGTGTTCAACAACCCTGATTTCGTGCGTCACAACATCATCGCAGCAGAGATCGAGAAGGTCGTGGACACCCTCACCTCTCACTACTTCAGCCGCAAGGATTTCCTGGCCAAGCTTGACCGCTTCTACGGGGCCATCGAAACCACCGCCGCAACCATAGACGACTACTCGCAGAAGCAGTCGTTCCTCAACACCGTGTACGAACAGTTCTTCCAGGGGTTCTCGGTCAAGGTGGCCGACGTCCTCGGCATCATCTACACCCCCCAGCCGATTGTGAATTTCATGGTCAACTCCGTGGAAGATATTCTCAAAAAGGAATTCAACAGTTCCCTTTCGTCTGAGAACGTGCACATCCTTGATCCCTTCGTGGGTACTGGTAGTTTTATTGTGCGCATCATGCGGGAGATGAAGAAGACCGCACTGCCCCACAAGTACGCGCACGAGCTACACTGCAATGATATAATGCTTTTGCCCTACTACATTGCCTCGATGAACATCGAGCACGCGTATTACGAGCTTACCGGGCGCTACGAACCGTTTGAGGGAATCTGCTTCGTGGATACCTTTGAGCTGGCCGAGGAAAAGCAGCGTCCGCTTTTTGTGAAGGCCAACACCGAGCGCGTCCAACGCCAGAAACGCGCCCCCATCTTCGTAATCATCGGCAACCCGCCGTATAACGCAGGACAGGTGAATGAGAACGATAACAATAAGAACCGAAAGTATCCTGTGATGGACAGGAGAGTATCCGAGAAGTATGGTGAAGCTTCAAGGGCTACCTTGATTCGTAGATTGAATGACCCTTACGTCAAAGCAATACTGTGGGCTTCAGAAAGAATAGGCAATGAAGGCATCGTCGCTTTAGTAACTAACAATAGCTTTATTGATGGAGTGACTTTTGACGGGATGAGAAAATCCTTAGCTGAAGACTTTACTTCCCTTTATATTTTAGACTTAGGTGGTGATGTCCGTAAGAACCCAAAGATATCAGGTACAACACACAATGTTTTTGGGATTCAAGTTGGTGTAAGTATCAACTTGTTAGTTAAGAGTAAGTCACGAACCAAAAAGGGGGAAATTTACTATGCACGTCTTGATGAATACTGGCGTAAGGAGCAGAAATATGAATTTCTTGAGAATAAAGGGCACAGAAATAACATTGATTGGCAAAAGATCAACCCCGATAAGAACTATACTTGGCTAACAGAAGGAATTTGTGATGAATTTGAAACTTTTATTCCCCTTTGTTCTAAGGAAGCTAAACAATCTAAGGGTACGCCTTGCGGAACAATATTTCAAGTTTTGGCACCGGGTGTCGTTACAGCAAGAGATCCTATCGTTTACGATTATGATGTTGAGATATTAGCCAATAGGATAGAAGCCTTTTGTGATAACTACAATACAGAAGTCCACAGGTATGTATCTAAGGGGAAACCAGAAGATGTAGACGGTTTTGTTGATTATGAAAAAGTGAAGTGGAGTGCGCATTTAAAAGATGCTCTTAGACGAGGCCAAGAAGCTAAGTTTAATAAGTCTAAAATCAGGAAGGCGTTGTACCGACCCTTTAAACAAATCCTATTGTATTATGATGAAATTCTAAACGATAGACCGGGTTTGTTTAGATGGTTCTTTCTTTCTGAAAAAGAAGAATCGGTAAACCGCTTAATATGTATTAATGGTGCAGGTATTAAAAAACCTTTACATACAATAATGACCAACCATATCCCTGATTTCCAATTAACTTCAAATGGACATTGCTTCCCATTCTACACCTACGACGAGGACGGGAGCAACCGGCGGGAGAACATTACCGATTGGGCGCTGCAGCGGTTCAGGGAGCACTATGGATCCCCTCGCCCTTCGGGCACCCCCCTTAAAGAAGGGGGGCAACCTGAAGCGGTCCCCCTTAATAAGGGGGAACCAAAGGGGGATCAAATTACCAAGTGGGACATATTCCACTACGTGTACGGGCTGCTGCACCATCCCGGATACCGCGAAAAGTACGCCGCAAACCTGAAACGCGAACTGCCCCGCATCCCCTTTGCCCCGGACTTTTGGGCCTTTGCCAGGGCAGGCAAAAAGTTTGCCGATCTGCACGTCAACTACGAAGACCAGCCCGAATACGAGCTTGAGGAAATTGAGAACCCCGATGTGCCCCTAAACCTGAAAGTGGAGAAGATGAAACTTTCCAAGGACAAAACCCAGCTTATCTACAACGACTTCCTCACCTTGGCAGGCATCCCTGAAGAGGTCTACCAATACCGTCTCGGCAACCGCTCGGCCCTGGAGTGGATCGTTGACCAGTACCGGGTTAAGACCGATAAACGTTCAGGCATCGTAAGCGATCCCAATCGCGCCGATGATGAGCAGTACATTATCCGATTGATCAAGAAGGTGATAACCGTGAGCCTGGAGACGGTAAAGGTCGTCAACCAGCTCAAAGGGCTGGAAATATCTGAATAATCCCTTGCCCTAATCATGCCTTAATTTTGCCCTAAAGCGGTGACTTTGGGAGGAAGCATGTTGACACGCTTCTCTCGCGCGCTATACTGTTCTCATGCAAAAGACAACCCGGAGGGACGAGATGAAAACCTTTACCGCGTATGTGGAATGGGATGCTGAGACAAAGCTATACGTGGGGGTATTCCCTGGCATCCCGGGCGCACATACCCAGGGAGCCAGCCTTGACGAGCTTCACAAGAACCTCAAAGAGGTTTTAGAGCTATGCCTTGAGGAATACGGGGAGGCAACCCAAGACCTGCCAAAGTTTGTGGGGCTTCAGCAGATTGAGGTGTCGGTGTGACGCGCCTGCCCATTGTCAACTTCAGGACAATGGAGAAGGTGCTTATCAGCATGGGGTTCAAGCTGGTGAGGCAGAAGGGCAGCCATGTGTTTTACCGCCACCCCGACGGCAGAACAACCACCTTGCCTAACCATCCTGGAAGGGACCTTGCCCGTCCGTTGATTCGAGAGATACTCAGAGAGATCGAACTTACGCCCGACGGATTCAGAGAGCGGCTTGAGAAGGTATAAACTTACTGCACCAAAATTGCACCACTTTTGCACCACTTCCTTGATTTTAGGCGGGTTATATTAGGAAACACTAAAACAAAAGTAAACCTGTGCACCCAAGAGCAAAGACGTACCTATGCCCTAAGCATAGGAAACACGGAGTTTATAGGTTTGCGAGGTCCGTGCTTATTCTATGGGAAAAGTCTTAATCCGGGCATCACCGGATTAATTGGGGGAGGGCGGGATACGTTGACACGTATCTCTCATGCGCTATACTATTCTTATGCAAAAGACACCCTTGCAAATCCCTGGGATTCCTGATATAATAGACTGATGAGCGACACTAATTCCGAACGCTACTTCCCTACATTTGTAACAGGTTGTACCCAGAAAGGGTACGATCGTACCCCAATTGGGTACGCCAATGATTGAAGATTCTTTGACTGGAGTGCTATTCGGAAAGACCCGAAGAGCTATTCTGGCCTTGTTTTATGGACATCCTGATGAATCCTTTTATATACGTCAAGTGATGCGTATCACAGGTGTGGGATTCGGAGTAGTTCAACGAGAACTGGGACGGCTTTTCAAGGCAGGGATTCTTGAACGTAGAACGATAGGGCGGCAAATTCATTACAGCGCCAACAAGGACTGCCCTATCTTTGAGGAACTTAAGAATCTGGTAATGAAAACCTTTGGTCTGGCAGACGTGCTTAAGGCGGCTTTAATCCCGTTGGCCGCTCGGATTAGTGCGGCTTTTATCTACGGCTCCTTTGCTCAGGGACGCCAGAACAGCTCAAGCGACGTTGACGTAATTGTGATAGGCGAGGTAGGCTTCTCAGAGGTTGTAGAAGCTCTTACACCCGCCCAGGAGAAGCTTCGCCGGGAGATTAACCCCACCGTCTATCCGCCCGATGAGTTCCGCTCTAAGGTTGCCGCTAAGCACCATTTTCTGTCAAGCGTTCTTAAGGGCGAAAAGATATTCCTGGTAGGAAGTGCACGTGAGCTTGCAGGACTGGGTTAAAAACGGCTGGTTGAAGGAACACACCAGCAGTCGGCAAGAAATTAGCGACTTACTAGGTCTTGTCGCTCGTGACCTTAAGGCTTGTCAGACTGAGAAGTTGCCCCTCGACTGGCGTTTTACTATAGCCTACAACGCTGCGCTTCAAGCAGCTACAGCGGCGCTTCGGGCAGTTGGTTTCCGGACTACCCATAGTTCTCACCACTATTATACCATAGAATCTTTATCTCTAACGCTCGCGCTGGACTCCAAGTTTGTCCGCAGGCTTCATGCTTTCAGCAAGAAACGAAGCATTAGCAGCTACGATGCGATGGGAACGATTTCGGATCGAGAATTTGAAGAAATGGTGGGTATGGCTGAGGATTTACGTCAAAGGGTTGAGGAATGGCTGAAAGCCAATCACCCGGAATTGTGGGAAGATTAACATACCCCTAAACAAACCAGAGGAAGAGACACTATCCCTTGCCCTAATCATGCCCTCGTGTCAGAATGCCGAAATCGTGCTTTGTTATCTTGCGGGTTGCCTGGACAAACCACGCCCAAGGCTTGTTCAGGTCTTTATCTGCAAAAGCATCCAATTGACTTCTCAAAACGGCGTCAATAACAACCGGTCTATCTAAGTAAAGGACTGGCTGATCCAGTTTGAAGACCCAAGGATACTTTTCCGGCTGCTCAATTTTGGGATGACTCCTCTTCGTAGGATAGGAAATTACCTTAGCGTGAGCAGCTACCCCTTCTCCCTGCGCATAGAAGCATATCCAGTCACCTGGTTTCAAATGCTTCCGGCCGGGAGTCTTTTCACCAAAAGCATGGATCTTTTCTTCTCCAACGAGGCTTTTGATGCACTCTTTGGCTGTGAGATCTTCCTCGCTTCGTACCGGAGTAAGCCAGTAAGCGGCTTCTTCTTTGGCAGCAGGCCGGGCAGGCACTTCTTCGGCGGATGGCTCTAGTGAGGGGGGTTCCTTCTCCCCTGCTTCTCCCACTTTTTCTTGAGCTACTAAACGTCCCATGAGGTCAACTACGGGGTCAATTGTTGGGCCAGATGGACGCAACACAGCCAGGATGTCCTCATGGTTTACCTCATACTCATCCATCAATTCGGCGAGGGACAGAAGAGAATTCGCAGAGATAATGCGAAGTCGATTAGTCCTCTCCCCAACTATAATAGCGTTCTCCAGTTGCTTGATTTCTGGATCAGGACGTCCCACAACGTAAAGCCCTAGCGCATCATCCTCACGGAGTATCTCTCTTTGAGAAATCAACTTCTCCACGTAGTCCAGAAGAACGTCAACCTTTATTGGATAAACCTCGGTAGTCTTGACTTCCACTACGATATGGAACTCGGTCGGCGACTTCCAATGTCCGTCAAATCCTATCTCCCCTGGCACACCTTGGTAACGTCCAAAGATCACCTTCTCAAATCCCAAGAAATGACCAACGTAATTAACCAAATCCTGCAAAGCACGATTATATTGAGGTCCTGAGATTCGCAGGCATTCGTCAACATAGTCTCGTATCTGGCCAACCTTCCTAACGTTTTCTCTCAGGTATCTACGAAATCGCTCCCGGGGAGTTTCATCCCCTGGCGAATCGTCTAACTTACCGACAAGGTTTAGAATCTGGGTTAAGGTTATGCTCATACTTTTGCCTCCTCTAGCTACAACGGCATATATATTTGACTCTACTTAATATCCTAAGAATGTCAAGAGGGGGCAGTATGGTGCACCAAAATTGCACCACTTTTGTACCAAGAACCTTGCCCTAATCATGCCCTAATTTTGCCCTAAAGCGGTGACTTTGGGAGGAAGCATGTTGACACGCTTCTCTCATGCGCTATACTAATTTTATGCAAAAGACACCCCGGAGGGACGAGATGAAAACCTTTACCGCCTATGTGGAATGGGACGCTGAGACAAAGCTTTACGTGGGGGTATTCCCTGGCATCCCGGGCGCACATACCCAGGGAGCCAGCCTTGACGAGCTTCACAAGAACCTCAAAGAGGTTTTAGAGCTATGCCTTGAGGAATACGGGGAGGCCACCCAAGACCTGCCAAAGTTTGTGGGGCTTCAGCAGATTGAGGTGTCGGTGTGACGCGCCTGCCCATTGTCAACTTCAGGACAATGGAGAAGGTGCTTATGGGTATGGGCTTCGAGCAGGTGAGGCAGAAGGGCAGCCATGTGTTTTACCGCCACCCCGACGGCAGAACAACCACCTTGCCTAACCATCCTGGAAGGGACATTGCCCGCCCGTTGATTCGAGAGATACTCAGAGAGATTGAACTGACGCCCGACGGATTCCGAGAGCGGCTTGAGAAGGTATAGACTTACTGCACCAAAATTGCACCACTTTTGCACCAATTCCTTGATTTTAGGCAGGTTAGAGATACCACGAATGCCATAAAAGCCAAAACCCCTACTTTGGAGCAAAGACGTACCTATGCCCTAAGTGCTAGAAAACACGGCGCTTATCAGGTAGTGGGATTCTCGCTAAGTTTTCAGGAAAAGACCTAAATCTGCGGATTCCTTTTAGAAATCCGATGCTCTTTCTATCTGAGCTACAGGCGCAAACTGAAACCATCGGCGGTAAACCGTCCGATGCTCTGTCCGGCTGAGCTGCAGGCGTGTTATCAATACGCAACTTACGAGATTGCCCGTCAAGGCCTTGCTGGAGACTGTCCAGGAGATAGCTGCCAGGGGTGAATTTACTGCTTCTCCAACTTCTTTTTAACAAGGGCAATGTTGCGGTCACAATCTGCAACTTTGTGCTTTGCCCCAATCTTTAAGAAAATCTCACGGGCCCGCTGGAAATATGAAAGGGCCTCTTTGAACTGCCCCTGATCGCCGTAGACAATACCGATGTTGTTCAGATCGTTAGCCTTACCTTCAAGCCCGCCAACCTTCTTATGGATCTCCAGCGCCTTCTTATGATACTCAAGCGCCTTCTGAGGCTTCCCTAAATGAAGGTAGACAAGGCCGATGTTGCCGAGGACACTAGCCTGAACTTCTGGATTGCCGATTTGTTCCGCGAGTTTTAAGGAACGCTCATAGAACTCCAGCGCCTTGCGCGGCTCGCCTAAGGTATCGTAGACAAGGCCGATGTTGCCGAGCTCTGCGGCCTGACCTTCGAGGCTGCCGATCTTTTCCGCTATCTTTAACGAACGTTCGTAGAATTCAAGCGCCTTCTGCGGCTCGCCCAGGGTCTGATAGACAAGGCCGATGTTGCCGAGGTCTTGAGCCTGGCCTTCAAGATAGCCTATCTTCTCATCTATCTCCAGTGCCCTCTGGTGATACCCCAGCGCCTTCTGCGGCTCCCCTAAGGTGCGGTAAACATTACCGATGTTGCCGAGTTGGATGGCTTGGCCTTCTAGTCTTCTTATTTGCTCATTGATCTTCAAGGCCAGCTGGTGATACTCCAGCGCCTTGCGAGGCTCGCCCAAGTCATAGTAGACAAGGCCGATGTTACCGAGTTGGTTGGCCTGACCTTCAAGTCTCCCAATCTGCTTATTGATCTCCAAAGCCTTCTGGTGAAACTCTAGCGCCTTATGAGGCTCGCCTAAGGTTTTATAGACAAGGCCGATGTTGCCGAGGGCGGCGGCCTGGCCTTCGAGATTGCCAATCTTTTCGTCTATCTTCATCGCCTTTCCGTGATACTCAAGCGCCTTCTCTGGCTCCCCTAAACCTTGATAGACAAGGCCGATGTTGCCGAGGGCGAAGGATAAAGCCTCTTTGATATCCGCCTGTTCTGCAATCTTGATCATCTGAAGGAAGGTCTGTTCAGCGTAACGTGTGACCCCGCTCCTTCTCTGGCTCAACCCAATCAGGTTTAGGAGCGCGCAGCGCTCGCTGTCATCGGAGGCCAAGTCATAGCATTCCCTGAACTTAGCGATAGCATCGGCATGACGATACTCGAGCTTTGCGCGGAAGGCTTCGAGTAGAAGACCTACTTTCCTCGGCTTTGTGACTTCGGGTAGACCGTCGAGGTAGACAGGTGTACCTTTCGCTTTTTCTTCCTGAATGACTTCTCTAATTACTTCTTTAAGCTCTTTCCGATCCTTTTTCTTACGGAGGATACTCCAGATCAGCCAAAGAAACGAGAGGATACCGGTGACCGCTGCAATGATACCTATAATTACCCAGAAGGAACCCACAATAAATCATACCGCTTACGGTCGCTTTGTCAAGGATTTACCCCACGCGGCTGCTCCGCATCCACGCGGGGACCCCGAACACACGCTCCTTTTGCCTGCGGGCAAAAGATCGCAGAGAATCGGTCATTGCGAGATTTTGCGAAAGCAAAATCGTGGCAATCTCATGGCACTCACCTCAGGAGCAAAAGGAGGAAAGGATTAAAAATCCCTCGATGAGATTGCTCCCTGCGTTCGCCCTTCGGAGCTTCGTCGCTGCGCTCCTCGCAATGACCCGCTCTACTACTCCCCTCCCTTGACGGTGAGGGCTACCCTCCAGAGGAGGCTTAAAAAGGGAGGGTAAAACACATAATCACCCCCGCCTTTATCCTCCCCCATCAAGGGGGAGGTAATTTGCGATCAACAAAGTCGCAGCAAAAATACCCCTCCAT
Coding sequences:
- a CDS encoding ArsR family transcriptional regulator; the encoded protein is MIEDSLTGVLFGKTRRAILALFYGHPDESFYIRQVMRITGVGFGVVQRELGRLFKAGILERRTIGRQIHYSANKDCPIFEELKNLVMKTFGLADVLKAALIPLAARISAAFIYGSFAQGRQNSSSDVDVIVIGEVGFSEVVEALTPAQEKLRREINPTVYPPDEFRSKVAAKHHFLSSVLKGEKIFLVGSARELAGLG
- a CDS encoding DNA helicase, with the translated sequence MQELNLKPHHKAVKDYYANLQKLDLFRETKEGSVSPAFGILLRKCAKQFDLTLVEQYRMKARNNSASIQVDGALLDEYKLPHGYWEAKDTRDDLEVEVQKKFKKGYPKDNIIFQSPDRIILYQHGQEVFDKDISETNQENLIAALKLFFAYEPPAYDQWERAVEEFKPLIPQLGEGLRDKIRDEYKQNPDFKKAFEDFFALCKQSLNPNLSKQAVGEMLIQHLMTERLFRTVFNNPDFVRHNIIAAEIEKVVDTLTSHYFSRKDFLAKLDRFYGAIETTAATIDDYSQKQSFLNTVYEQFFQGFSVKVADVLGIIYTPQPIVNFMVNSVEDILKKEFNSSLSSENVHILDPFVGTGSFIVRIMREMKKTALPHKYAHELHCNDIMLLPYYIASMNIEHAYYELTGRYEPFEGICFVDTFELAEEKQRPLFVKANTERVQRQKRAPIFVIIGNPPYNAGQVNENDNNKNRKYPVMDRRVSEKYGEASRATLIRRLNDPYVKAILWASERIGNEGIVALVTNNSFIDGVTFDGMRKSLAEDFTSLYILDLGGDVRKNPKISGTTHNVFGIQVGVSINLLVKSKSRTKKGEIYYARLDEYWRKEQKYEFLENKGHRNNIDWQKINPDKNYTWLTEGICDEFETFIPLCSKEAKQSKGTPCGTIFQVLAPGVVTARDPIVYDYDVEILANRIEAFCDNYNTEVHRYVSKGKPEDVDGFVDYEKVKWSAHLKDALRRGQEAKFNKSKIRKALYRPFKQILLYYDEILNDRPGLFRWFFLSEKEESVNRLICINGAGIKKPLHTIMTNHIPDFQLTSNGHCFPFYTYDEDGSNRRENITDWALQRFREHYGSPRPSGTPLKEGGQPEAVPLNKGEPKGDQITKWDIFHYVYGLLHHPGYREKYAANLKRELPRIPFAPDFWAFARAGKKFADLHVNYEDQPEYELEEIENPDVPLNLKVEKMKLSKDKTQLIYNDFLTLAGIPEEVYQYRLGNRSALEWIVDQYRVKTDKRSGIVSDPNRADDEQYIIRLIKKVITVSLETVKVVNQLKGLEISE